The following proteins come from a genomic window of Liolophura sinensis isolate JHLJ2023 chromosome 13, CUHK_Ljap_v2, whole genome shotgun sequence:
- the LOC135480121 gene encoding transcriptional adapter 1-like isoform X2 translates to MAASCDLNVAKRNLSDALGDSMKIYLGNLKAWFKQKMTKEEFDLESRRLLKEEFAHLHNDFLLAIFTKCGSLSSSMAPKDITNSPQYLSAGKCPKRKDLKSRRKEPSSRSSFPRFAPVNPLLYAPPALTRDEETSLGFCSRELTLPDASLIHGRMFVNAWESELEGVTDDSVKMVMLAVEHHLKNILTVVLSRRNAYKLREGRFKFGMGGEVSNPYLRQSALTDDTSTQSEATSITTSGYHIPTIRPSTDLGEASAAKQISLAVDMPRTRGPVTLFDLLEALQLHKDSIPSHTVYATNIERIIHKLWHPSKEELEQDLIHQQEMMYKQQNNSLHHHLPIRL, encoded by the exons ATGGCGGCATCCTGTGATCTCAACGTTGCCAAAAGAAATTTGAGCGATGCCTTGGGGGACAGCATGAAAAT ATATCTGGGCAATCTAAAAGCATGGTTTAAACAGAAG atGACCAAAGAGGAGTTTGACCTGGAATCCCGACGACTGTTAAAAGAGGAGTTTG ctcatTTACATAATGATTTCCTGTTGGCAATCTTCACAAAGTGTGGGAGTCTTAGCTCTTCAATGG CACCAAAGGATATCACAAACTCACCGCAGTATTTGTCCGCCGGAAAGTGTCCAAAGAGAAAAGATCTAAAGAGCAGAAGAAAAGAACCCTCGTCCAGATCCAGTTTTCCT CGTTTTGCCCCAGTCAATCCACTGTTGTATGCTCCACCTGCTCTGACCAGGGATGAAGAAACATCTCTAG GATTTTGCTCTAGGGAGTTGACCCTGCCTGATGCCTCACTAATTCATGGCCGCATGTTTGTGAACGCTTGGGAGAGTGAGCTGGAAGGTGTCACAGACGACAGtgtcaagatggtcatgttagCAGTAGAG CATCACCTGAAGAACATCCTTACAGTGGTCTTGTCCCGCAGGAATGCCTACAAGCTGAGAGAAGGGAGGTTTAAGTTTGGCATGGGGGGTGAGGTATCCAACCCATACTTACGTCAGTCTGCCCTCACAGATGACACCAGTACACAGAG TGAAGCGACTTCGATAACAACCTCAGGTTATCACATCCCAACAATACGACCTTCAACTGACCTTGGAGAGGCATCTGCTGCGAAACAAATCTCACTGGCTGTTGACATGCCACGAACAAGAGGCCCTGTGACATTGTTTGATTTACTGGAGGCTTTACAG ctCCACAAAGATTCTATTCCCTCACACACAGTTTATGCCACAAACATTGAGAGGATTATTCATAAACTCTGGCACCCGAGTAAAGAAGAACTGGAGCAAGACTTGATCCACCAACAGGAAATGATGTACAAGCAACAGAACAACAGCCTGCATCACCATCTTCCAATCAGACTATGA
- the LOC135480121 gene encoding transcriptional adapter 1-like isoform X1, producing MAASCDLNVAKRNLSDALGDSMKIYLGNLKAWFKQKMTKEEFDLESRRLLKEEFAHLHNDFLLAIFTKCGSLSSSMAPKDITNSPQYLSAGKCPKRKDLKSRRKEPSSRSSFPQRFAPVNPLLYAPPALTRDEETSLGFCSRELTLPDASLIHGRMFVNAWESELEGVTDDSVKMVMLAVEHHLKNILTVVLSRRNAYKLREGRFKFGMGGEVSNPYLRQSALTDDTSTQSEATSITTSGYHIPTIRPSTDLGEASAAKQISLAVDMPRTRGPVTLFDLLEALQLHKDSIPSHTVYATNIERIIHKLWHPSKEELEQDLIHQQEMMYKQQNNSLHHHLPIRL from the exons ATGGCGGCATCCTGTGATCTCAACGTTGCCAAAAGAAATTTGAGCGATGCCTTGGGGGACAGCATGAAAAT ATATCTGGGCAATCTAAAAGCATGGTTTAAACAGAAG atGACCAAAGAGGAGTTTGACCTGGAATCCCGACGACTGTTAAAAGAGGAGTTTG ctcatTTACATAATGATTTCCTGTTGGCAATCTTCACAAAGTGTGGGAGTCTTAGCTCTTCAATGG CACCAAAGGATATCACAAACTCACCGCAGTATTTGTCCGCCGGAAAGTGTCCAAAGAGAAAAGATCTAAAGAGCAGAAGAAAAGAACCCTCGTCCAGATCCAGTTTTCCT CAGCGTTTTGCCCCAGTCAATCCACTGTTGTATGCTCCACCTGCTCTGACCAGGGATGAAGAAACATCTCTAG GATTTTGCTCTAGGGAGTTGACCCTGCCTGATGCCTCACTAATTCATGGCCGCATGTTTGTGAACGCTTGGGAGAGTGAGCTGGAAGGTGTCACAGACGACAGtgtcaagatggtcatgttagCAGTAGAG CATCACCTGAAGAACATCCTTACAGTGGTCTTGTCCCGCAGGAATGCCTACAAGCTGAGAGAAGGGAGGTTTAAGTTTGGCATGGGGGGTGAGGTATCCAACCCATACTTACGTCAGTCTGCCCTCACAGATGACACCAGTACACAGAG TGAAGCGACTTCGATAACAACCTCAGGTTATCACATCCCAACAATACGACCTTCAACTGACCTTGGAGAGGCATCTGCTGCGAAACAAATCTCACTGGCTGTTGACATGCCACGAACAAGAGGCCCTGTGACATTGTTTGATTTACTGGAGGCTTTACAG ctCCACAAAGATTCTATTCCCTCACACACAGTTTATGCCACAAACATTGAGAGGATTATTCATAAACTCTGGCACCCGAGTAAAGAAGAACTGGAGCAAGACTTGATCCACCAACAGGAAATGATGTACAAGCAACAGAACAACAGCCTGCATCACCATCTTCCAATCAGACTATGA